The Candidatus Thermoplasmatota archaeon genome includes the window TTCGTTGAGGATGTATGCAACCAGCGAAGCGGCTACCGGAGGAGCAACTCCAATCAAGACTGCGACACTTATATTCCAGGCCTTGTTGCGAAACTACGCTGACCAGAACTCGGGCGTCATGGCCAGCTGAACCATGTTGAACAGGCAGTACTTCGTCCTCACCTCGTTTCTCCGCCCTCTCCTTGTCCGGCATCTCAGCCGATAGCCCAGCAGACTGTCGACCATGCTGAACACGGTCTCGACATGGCTCCGCTTCGCCGCGCTGACGGCGAAGCGGTTCGGCCAGTGGTGCGCGAAGTTCACCAGCTTCTGGTAGAACGTCTCCGGCTCCTCGTAGTCCTTGGCGTTCCTCTTGATCTTGTGGAGCGGGGTCGCCCCGTGCCGCCTGGCCACGGCCAGGCAGTCGTTTCCCATGTAGGCGGAGTCGGCGAGGCTCCTTATGGGGACGACGTTGTCCGGGAGAGCGCTCCAGACGGCCTCGAACACTTGGCTCTCGTGGACGTTCGAGTTGGTGAGCCTGAACGACAGTATGACGAACCAGTCCATTTCGATGGCCACATGCGCCTTGGTCCATCTCTCCACGGCGCGCTGAGCGTGCTTCGTCGCGCGCCAGGCACGCTTCCTGCCGCTGTAACCAGTGGCATCAGTCACGACGACGGCCTCGCGGCGGGGCAGAGGCGCGATGAGGAACTCGAAGAACCTGTCCAGGAGCGTGGACCACCTCCTGGACGAGAGCTTCCTGGCCATCGTCGAGTGGTCGGGCACATGCCCGACCGAGTAGTACACTCGGACCAAGGCCAAGACGCCCTCGGTCTCGCGGAAGGTGAGGCTGAGGAGCTGCTGGAGCATGAAGGCGATCAGCAGGGTACGTTCGTCCGTCCCTGGCCTGCCCATTCTCCTCCGCCTCTGCCAGAAGGGAAACTCGTCAGCATGCCTCCGGATGGCTTCCATGGCCAGACGGAGGCCATGGATTGCGACATCGTCGTAGCGGTCGAAGTCGACAGATATTCCCTCGATGTCGAGGGAGAAGGTGTCCATGCGCGTCTGTCC containing:
- a CDS encoding transposase; its protein translation is MVATEMELPREVFSFSGQTRMDTFSLDIEGISVDFDRYDDVAIHGLRLAMEAIRRHADEFPFWQRRRRMGRPGTDERTLLIAFMLQQLLSLTFRETEGVLALVRVYYSVGHVPDHSTMARKLSSRRWSTLLDRFFEFLIAPLPRREAVVVTDATGYSGRKRAWRATKHAQRAVERWTKAHVAIEMDWFVILSFRLTNSNVHESQVFEAVWSALPDNVVPIRSLADSAYMGNDCLAVARRHGATPLHKIKRNAKDYEEPETFYQKLVNFAHHWPNRFAVSAAKRSHVETVFSMVDSLLGYRLRCRTRRGRRNEVRTKYCLFNMVQLAMTPEFWSA